A region from the Lemur catta isolate mLemCat1 chromosome 7, mLemCat1.pri, whole genome shotgun sequence genome encodes:
- the LOC123642731 gene encoding glycine N-acyltransferase-like isoform X4, whose product MIHLQGPQMLKMLEKSLRKSLPEALKVYGTVFHMNQGNPFNLKALVDKWPDFETVVIRPQEQEMTDDLDHYTNTYQIYSKNPKKCQEFLGLPEVINWKQHLQIQSSQSSLYTAIQNLAAINSGKVKQTQNILYATVKTAKELIPSMLDTKNVPNSVKLKSINQEMFKYSSLDVTHAALVNKFWLFGGNEKSQRFIEHCLQAFPSFCLLGAEGTPVCWSLMDQTGETRMAATVPEYRNQGLVAHILYTQVQALEKLGFPVYSHVAKDNHFMQRANKNTSIPLPCDWNQWNYVPL is encoded by the exons ATGATCCACTTGCAGGGACCACAGATGCTGAAGATGCTAGAGAAATCCTTGAGGAAGAGCCTCCCTGAAGCCTTAAAG GTTTATGGAACTGTCTTCCACATGAACCAAGGAAATCCATTCAATCTAAAGGCCCTGGTGGACAAGTGGCCTGATTTTGAAACAGTGGTTATCCGCCCTCAGGAACAG GAGATGACAGATGACCTTGATCATTACACCAATACTTACCAAATTTATTCTAAGAACCCCAAGAAATGTCAGGAATTCCTTGGCTTACCAGAAGTCATCAACTGGAAACAGCATTTGCAGATTCAAA gTTCACAGTCCAGCCTGTATACAGCAATACAAAATCTTGCAGCCATTAATTCTGGCAAGGTCAAGCAAACACAAAATATTCTCTATGCAACAGTCAAGACAGCGAAGGAGTTGATCCCTTCGATGCTGGATACGAAGAACGTACCCAACTCGGTCAAACTGAAGTCCAT CAACCAAGAGATGTTTAAATACTCATCCCTGGATGTTACCCATGCTGCCTTGGTGAATAAATTCTGGCTTTTTGGTGGCAATGAGAAAAGCCAGAGATTCATCGAGCACTGTCTCCAGGCCTTCCCCAGCTTCTGTctgctgggggctgaggggaCCCCTGTGTGCTGGTCTCTGATGGACCAGACTGGAGAGACCCGGATGGCAGCCACCGTGCCGGAGTACCGAAACCAGGGTCTCGTCGCCCATATCCTCTATACCCAGGTGCAGGCTCTGGAAAAACTTGGCTTCCCTGTGTATTCCCATGTGGCTAAGGACAACCACTTCATGCAAAGAGCTAACAAAAATACCAGTATCCCCCTTCCCTGTGATTGGAACCAGTGGAACTATGTGCCTCTGTAA
- the LOC123642731 gene encoding glycine N-acyltransferase-like isoform X3 has translation MSMAKVPAKMIHLQGPQMLKMLEKSLRKSLPEALKVYGTVFHMNQGNPFNLKALVDKWPDFETVVIRPQEQEMTDDLDHYTNTYQIYSKNPKKCQEFLGLPEVINWKQHLQIQSSQSSLYTAIQNLAAINSGKVKQTQNILYATVKTAKELIPSMLDTKNVPNSVKLKSINQEMFKYSSLDVTHAALVNKFWLFGGNEKSQRFIEHCLQAFPSFCLLGAEGTPVCWSLMDQTGETRMAATVPEYRNQGLVAHILYTQVQALEKLGFPVYSHVAKDNHFMQRANKNTSIPLPCDWNQWNYVPL, from the exons ATGTCAATG GCTAAGGTACCTGCCAAGATGATCCACTTGCAGGGACCACAGATGCTGAAGATGCTAGAGAAATCCTTGAGGAAGAGCCTCCCTGAAGCCTTAAAG GTTTATGGAACTGTCTTCCACATGAACCAAGGAAATCCATTCAATCTAAAGGCCCTGGTGGACAAGTGGCCTGATTTTGAAACAGTGGTTATCCGCCCTCAGGAACAG GAGATGACAGATGACCTTGATCATTACACCAATACTTACCAAATTTATTCTAAGAACCCCAAGAAATGTCAGGAATTCCTTGGCTTACCAGAAGTCATCAACTGGAAACAGCATTTGCAGATTCAAA gTTCACAGTCCAGCCTGTATACAGCAATACAAAATCTTGCAGCCATTAATTCTGGCAAGGTCAAGCAAACACAAAATATTCTCTATGCAACAGTCAAGACAGCGAAGGAGTTGATCCCTTCGATGCTGGATACGAAGAACGTACCCAACTCGGTCAAACTGAAGTCCAT CAACCAAGAGATGTTTAAATACTCATCCCTGGATGTTACCCATGCTGCCTTGGTGAATAAATTCTGGCTTTTTGGTGGCAATGAGAAAAGCCAGAGATTCATCGAGCACTGTCTCCAGGCCTTCCCCAGCTTCTGTctgctgggggctgaggggaCCCCTGTGTGCTGGTCTCTGATGGACCAGACTGGAGAGACCCGGATGGCAGCCACCGTGCCGGAGTACCGAAACCAGGGTCTCGTCGCCCATATCCTCTATACCCAGGTGCAGGCTCTGGAAAAACTTGGCTTCCCTGTGTATTCCCATGTGGCTAAGGACAACCACTTCATGCAAAGAGCTAACAAAAATACCAGTATCCCCCTTCCCTGTGATTGGAACCAGTGGAACTATGTGCCTCTGTAA